A region of Gracilinanus agilis isolate LMUSP501 chromosome 3, AgileGrace, whole genome shotgun sequence DNA encodes the following proteins:
- the FAM83E gene encoding protein FAM83E: MAASQLAALEEAGEGGPDEAPVPGIDPTLLYSEGQRLALEALLSEGAGAFASCLLRERIPPFLAAEEVQSLLTQAEDSAARDGETGEVGEAEDQETGAQGPERASLTYFPSRSDEPPPDLSLGWPESPVWKGITRAQLYTQPPGDGEPSIKELLRKTIQEAEKLIAVVMDVFSDPDLLLDLREAASRRKVPVYILLGHRHLPAFLAQAQQLGVNPRATEYLEVRVLRGCDFQSRRRKRVSGDVREKFVLVDGDCVITGSYSFTWSDSRLHRNLVILLTGEIVDSFDREFRTLYAASQPLPPSPASGPFLSVLEGVQLARSPHHIARRRSVAPVVVPVAPVLLPPQDDGLHPLQTLEDAKRPAGPALSDILRNIQRVRPISGPCARPSRSLWDLSRLSQPDSSEGDGPPGREPKSQWAVQDTPAMALMRQRGASEEPRSLARRWANPARPVVPGRFLYPSQPLWRFREDAGQHGRGQPDWASQGADH; the protein is encoded by the exons ATGGCAGCCTCCCAGCTGGCAGCTCTAGAGGAGGCTGGGGAAGGGGGACCGGATGAGGCTCCCGTCCCTGGGATAGACCCGACTCTCCTGTATTCGGAGGGCCAGAGGCTGGCACTGGAGGCCCTGCTGAGCGAGGGAGCCGGGGCCTTCGCCTCCTGCCTGCTTCGGGAGAGGATCCCGCCCTTCCTGGCAGCCGAAGAGGTCCAGAGCCTGCTGACCCAGGCCGAGGACTCGGCGGCCAGGGATGGGGAAACTGGGGAGGTCGGGGAGGCCGAGGACCAGGAAACAGGAGCCCAGGGTCCGGAGCGGGCCAGCCTGACCTACTTCCCCAGCCGCTCTGATGAGCCACCTCCGGACCTGAGCCTGGGCTGGCCTGAGTCCCCGGTATGGAAGGGGATCACTCGGGCCCAGCTCTACACCCAGCCCCCTGGGGACGGGGAGCCCTCCATCAAGGAGCTGCTGAGGAAGACTATCCAGGAGGCCGAGAAG ctcatAGCTGTCGTCATGGACGTTTTCTCGGACCCCGATCTCTTGCTGGACCTCCGAGAGGCTGCCTCGCGGCGCAAGGTGCCCGTTTACATCCTCCTGGGCCACCGCCACCTCCCGGCCTTCCTGGCCCAGGCCCAGCAGCTGGGGGTGAACCCCAGAGCCACCGAG TATTTGGAGGTGCGAGTCCTGCGAGGCTGCGACTTCCAGAGCCGGCGGAGGAAGCGCGTGAGCGGGGACGTGAGGGAGAAGTTCGTGCTGGTGGATGGAGACTGCGTCATCACGGGCTCCTACAG TTTTACCTGGAGCGATTCCCGCCTGCACCGGAACCTGGTGATCCTGCTGACCGGCGAGATCGTGGACTCTTTTGACCGGGAGTTCCGGACGCTGTACGCCGCCTCGCAGCCGCTGCCCCCCTCACCCGCCTCCGGCCCCTTCCTCAGCGTGCTGGAAGGCGTGCAGCTGGCCCGCAGCCCCCACCACATCGCCCGCCGGCGCTCCGTCGCCCCCGTCGTCGTCCCCGTCGCCCCCGTCTTGCTGCCCCCGCAGGACGACGGTCTCCATCCCCTCCAGACCCTCGAGGACGCCAAGAGGCCCGCCGGGCCGGCCCTCAGTGATATCCTGAGGAACATCCAGAGGGTTCGGCCCATCAGCGGCCCCTGTGCCCGGCCTAGCCGGTCCCTGTGGGACCTGAGCCGCCTCTCGCAGCCAGACTCCAGCGAGGGGGACGGCCCGCCCGGGAGAGAG CCAAAGAGCCAGTGGGCCGTCCAGGACACCCCCGCCATGGCCCTGATGAGGCAGCGGGGGGCGAGCGAGGAGCCCAGGAGCCTGGCGCGACGCTGGGCCAACCCTGCCCGCCCCGTGGTGCCAGGCCGATTCCTCTACCCGTCCCAGCCCCTTTGGAGGTTCAGGGAGGATGCTGGGCAGCACGGCCGTGGGCAGCCGGACTGGGCCAGCCAGGGGGCCGACCACTGA